In Chromobacterium rhizoryzae, one genomic interval encodes:
- the tssM gene encoding type VI secretion system membrane subunit TssM: MIRQSMRVLIALLIALAIWWIGPLISIGVYRPLGWALLRHILVAAALIWGFWPLLSWLWGRLTAAPRAFRRAPKPAPEPEPDPGPPDYISDTLQQLERQLSRRGGAPLPCYLLLGAAGSGKSSLLSWTLRDGAAPATAIGQGLGLDFRLSSDAVWLDTQGQWNVGEGYDQEASAAWDKLLAGLAALRDKVSVSGVVLCVGGDDLISMASKRRQQMAATLRQRLLKLRDGLGRTPNVYLALTGADRLDGALAMLNQMRPERWARGIGFPLPLEAGADAAGAWAPALHSLEQRVQRQVQFAAPLAGEVEANHAQLRFVEALGRLRQALQGLLPPLFARDGDEDAAHLRGLWLGSVAEVADIEIDGPEPATRPLGELWTPLLRQVAVERQLMEQNLTAAERQARERPAPPAPPSRKRRLLNALRWAALPALALGLLVWVAWGYFAERNYLEYVWAQFSEGKTLAREQAGSAPSAGSPLLAVAAQMRYAQAQAESAERGMRTPYFEHRRVAETATATYHRHLQKTLMPELYNEVKRTLLAQTEGSPGDIFLTLKVYLMLCRPQYRSADAVERWIAGRWEALSEGQYNDEDRRMLIADARALIALPGLPAAPEDANLVQTARARASQIPVVTRVLNHVREQGLPAQIQDISLARAAGFGSAMSLRMRNNVPDTDSAVSGWYTRAGYVDAFLPRLETSARAMLEEQSWVLRNEPLRGNGFEIDSLVQKLADSARNQYLQDYITAWQSFLANVSVRSVTGLDDAAQLAASMMNSQSPLANLLRFAGRETMLTGNYDGGMDSWIDRQKARLEKSRRSLVGEINGERYRTTLLPEHAVEEHFQSLRQIAKQLEKNDNSGSNPLARLFDSLYRQLGLVNGALQTGQVLPAQYDVFTKLRGDAGLQPEPVRGIMLDLINNGSAATSSQTQAVLNKGAAGATRSACDQGLTGRYPFRRGAGADASVEGFERLFAPQGAMAVYFREHLAAYVDTSVTPWKARSVDGGKQALLSPDVIGAYESASRIRDAMLDDGGRLRVPTVLRFLDMDPQLAEVQLDLAGQTLRFAHGATTPQRIDWNGQSQKLAIRLQMKSVDGRVNTLQYDGPWALFRFFDAGRGVGGTADRRERLYQGSLGSVRIEWQSLSSPSPLWSGLIQSFRCPQGG, from the coding sequence ATGATCCGGCAAAGCATGCGCGTCTTGATCGCGCTTTTGATCGCGCTGGCGATCTGGTGGATAGGCCCGCTGATCTCCATCGGCGTCTACCGGCCGCTGGGCTGGGCCTTGCTGCGGCACATCCTGGTGGCGGCGGCGCTGATCTGGGGCTTCTGGCCGCTGCTGAGCTGGCTGTGGGGCCGGCTGACCGCCGCGCCGCGCGCCTTCCGACGCGCGCCCAAACCCGCGCCGGAACCGGAGCCGGACCCCGGCCCGCCGGACTATATCAGCGACACCTTGCAGCAACTGGAACGCCAGCTGAGCCGCCGCGGCGGCGCGCCGCTGCCGTGCTATCTGCTCTTGGGCGCCGCCGGCAGCGGCAAAAGCAGCCTGCTGTCCTGGACGCTGCGCGACGGCGCGGCGCCGGCGACGGCGATAGGGCAGGGCCTGGGCCTGGATTTCCGCCTGTCTTCGGACGCAGTGTGGCTGGACACCCAGGGCCAGTGGAACGTCGGCGAAGGCTACGATCAGGAAGCCTCCGCCGCCTGGGACAAGCTGCTGGCCGGCTTGGCGGCCCTGCGCGATAAGGTCAGCGTCAGCGGCGTGGTGCTGTGCGTGGGCGGCGACGATTTGATTTCCATGGCGTCCAAACGCCGTCAGCAAATGGCCGCCACCTTGCGCCAGCGCCTGCTCAAGCTGCGCGACGGCCTGGGGCGCACCCCCAATGTTTACCTGGCCCTGACCGGGGCGGACCGGCTGGACGGCGCGCTGGCGATGCTGAACCAGATGCGGCCGGAGCGTTGGGCGCGCGGCATCGGCTTCCCGCTGCCGCTGGAAGCCGGCGCGGATGCCGCCGGCGCCTGGGCGCCGGCCTTGCACAGTCTGGAGCAAAGAGTGCAGCGCCAGGTGCAGTTCGCCGCGCCCCTGGCCGGCGAGGTGGAGGCCAACCACGCCCAGCTGCGCTTCGTGGAAGCGCTGGGCCGGCTGCGCCAGGCCTTGCAGGGCCTGCTGCCGCCGCTGTTCGCCCGCGACGGCGACGAGGACGCGGCTCATCTGCGCGGCCTGTGGCTGGGCTCGGTGGCGGAAGTGGCCGACATCGAAATCGACGGACCGGAACCGGCGACGCGGCCGCTGGGCGAGCTGTGGACGCCCTTGCTGCGCCAGGTGGCGGTGGAACGGCAGTTGATGGAGCAGAACCTGACCGCGGCCGAGCGCCAGGCGCGGGAACGGCCGGCCCCGCCCGCGCCGCCCTCGCGCAAGCGCCGCCTGCTGAACGCGCTGCGCTGGGCGGCCTTGCCGGCCTTGGCGCTGGGCCTGCTGGTCTGGGTGGCCTGGGGCTATTTCGCCGAGCGCAACTATCTGGAATACGTCTGGGCCCAGTTCAGCGAGGGCAAGACGCTGGCGCGGGAACAGGCCGGCAGCGCGCCCAGCGCCGGATCGCCGCTGCTGGCGGTGGCCGCGCAGATGCGTTATGCCCAGGCTCAGGCGGAAAGCGCCGAACGCGGGATGAGAACCCCGTATTTCGAGCACCGCCGCGTGGCTGAAACCGCCACCGCCACCTATCACCGCCATCTGCAGAAAACGCTGATGCCGGAGCTGTACAACGAGGTGAAACGCACCTTGCTGGCGCAGACCGAGGGCAGCCCCGGCGATATCTTCTTGACGCTCAAGGTTTACTTGATGCTGTGCCGGCCGCAATACCGCTCCGCCGACGCGGTGGAGCGCTGGATCGCCGGGCGCTGGGAGGCGTTGTCCGAAGGCCAGTACAACGACGAGGACCGGCGCATGCTGATCGCCGACGCGCGCGCGCTGATCGCGCTGCCCGGCCTGCCGGCGGCGCCGGAGGACGCCAATCTGGTGCAGACGGCCCGCGCCCGCGCCTCGCAGATTCCGGTGGTGACCCGGGTGCTCAACCATGTGCGGGAGCAGGGCCTGCCGGCGCAGATTCAGGACATCTCGCTGGCGCGCGCGGCCGGCTTCGGCTCCGCGATGAGCTTGCGCATGCGCAACAATGTGCCGGACACCGACAGCGCCGTTTCCGGCTGGTACACCCGCGCCGGCTATGTCGACGCCTTCCTGCCGCGGCTGGAGACCAGCGCCCGCGCCATGCTGGAGGAGCAGAGCTGGGTGCTGCGCAACGAACCGCTGCGCGGCAACGGCTTTGAAATCGACAGCCTGGTGCAGAAGCTGGCCGACAGCGCCCGCAACCAGTATCTGCAGGACTACATCACCGCCTGGCAAAGCTTTCTGGCCAATGTCAGCGTGCGCTCCGTCACCGGCCTCGACGACGCCGCGCAACTGGCGGCGTCGATGATGAACTCGCAGTCCCCGCTGGCCAATCTGCTGCGCTTCGCCGGACGCGAAACCATGTTGACCGGCAACTACGACGGCGGCATGGACAGCTGGATAGACCGCCAGAAGGCGCGGCTGGAGAAAAGCCGCCGCTCGCTGGTGGGCGAGATCAACGGCGAGCGCTACCGGACCACCTTGCTGCCGGAACACGCGGTGGAGGAGCACTTCCAGTCCTTGCGCCAGATCGCCAAGCAATTGGAGAAGAACGACAACAGCGGCAGCAATCCGCTGGCGAGGCTGTTCGATTCGCTGTACCGCCAGCTGGGCCTGGTCAACGGCGCGCTGCAAACCGGCCAGGTGCTGCCGGCGCAATACGATGTGTTCACCAAGCTGCGCGGCGACGCCGGCCTGCAGCCGGAACCGGTGCGCGGCATCATGCTGGACCTGATCAACAACGGCAGCGCCGCCACCTCCAGCCAGACCCAGGCGGTGCTCAACAAGGGGGCGGCCGGCGCCACCCGCAGCGCCTGCGACCAGGGCCTGACCGGACGCTATCCCTTCCGCCGCGGCGCCGGCGCGGACGCCAGCGTGGAAGGCTTTGAGCGGCTGTTCGCGCCGCAGGGCGCGATGGCGGTGTATTTCCGCGAGCATCTGGCCGCCTATGTCGACACCTCGGTCACGCCGTGGAAGGCGCGCAGCGTGGACGGCGGCAAGCAGGCGCTGCTGAGCCCGGACGTGATAGGCGCTTACGAGAGCGCCAGCCGCATCCGCGACGCGATGCTGGACGACGGCGGACGCTTGCGCGTGCCCACGGTCTTGCGCTTCCTGGACATGGACCCGCAATTGGCCGAGGTGCAACTGGATCTGGCCGGCCAGACCCTGCGCTTCGCCCACGGCGCCACCACGCCGCAGCGCATCGACTGGAACGGCCAGAGCCAGAAGCTGGCGATACGGCTGCAGATGAAGTCGGTGGACGGCCGGGTCAACACCCTGCAATACGACGGTCCGTGGGCGCTGTTCCGCTTCTTCGACGCCGGCCGCGGCGTGGGCGGGACCGCGGACCGCCGCGAGCGTCTGTACCAGGGCAGCCTGGGTTCGGTGCGCATCGAGTGGCAGTCGCTGTCCTCGCCGTCGCCGCTGTGGTCCGGGCTGATCCAGTCCTTCCGTTGTCCGCAAGGCGGCTGA
- a CDS encoding DUF6277 family protein: MTKAAENMINPAEILKACSAAHQYGQSAGGSMAEPFMNSVPGMSTASGSNASNMIGNVQDVGRQMLDHMTAIKSAVDKQVAVHQDQQRRQKTYDFQPDMSDLRPSDAKGFPTEMPEAFFAPFMKK, translated from the coding sequence ATGACCAAGGCCGCAGAAAACATGATCAACCCGGCGGAAATCCTCAAGGCGTGCAGCGCCGCCCACCAGTACGGCCAGAGCGCCGGCGGCTCCATGGCAGAGCCGTTCATGAACTCGGTGCCGGGCATGTCCACCGCCTCCGGCAGCAACGCCAGCAATATGATAGGCAATGTGCAGGACGTGGGCCGTCAGATGCTGGATCACATGACGGCGATCAAGTCCGCGGTGGACAAGCAGGTGGCGGTGCACCAGGACCAGCAGCGCCGGCAGAAGACTTACGACTTCCAGCCGGACATGTCCGACCTGCGCCCCAGCGACGCCAAGGGTTTCCCCACGGAAATGCCGGAAGCCTTCTTCGCGCCCTTCATGAAGAAATAG
- a CDS encoding muconate/chloromuconate family cycloisomerase, which translates to MIPDTAIDTVETILVDLPTIRPHQLSVATLRGQTLALVRIRCRDGQEGWGEATTIGGLQYGEESPESVKTNIDCYLAPLLLGEDARDFGRLLGKLRRGARGNRFAKCALETALLDIQARRLEVPLSELLGGRVRDSLPVAWTLASGDTGRDIAEAEAMLERRRHRAFKLKIGLRAPEDDVAHVLAIRRALDGRAGVRVDVNQAWSEMQAERAIARLQDGGVELIEQPVPREHPAALARLARRFEVPIMADESLHGPADANQLARRDAADVFAVKIAQSGGLFAARQVAEIAVVNGLGLYGGTMLEGGIGTIASAQLFSTFERLDWGSELFGPLLLTEELLSEPLCYRDFELQLPSGPGLGVRPDPDKLAALRRDRTAPRLHAV; encoded by the coding sequence TTGATACCTGATACCGCGATAGACACGGTGGAGACCATTCTGGTTGATCTGCCCACCATCCGCCCGCACCAGTTGTCGGTGGCCACCCTGCGCGGCCAGACGCTGGCCCTGGTCCGCATCCGCTGCCGCGACGGACAAGAAGGCTGGGGCGAGGCCACCACCATAGGCGGGCTGCAATACGGCGAAGAAAGCCCGGAAAGCGTCAAGACCAATATCGACTGCTACCTGGCGCCGCTGCTGCTGGGCGAGGACGCCCGCGACTTCGGCCGCCTGCTGGGCAAGCTGCGCCGTGGCGCCCGCGGCAACCGCTTCGCCAAGTGCGCGCTGGAAACCGCCTTGCTGGACATCCAGGCGCGGCGGCTGGAGGTGCCGCTGAGCGAGCTGCTGGGCGGCCGGGTGCGCGACAGCCTGCCGGTGGCCTGGACCCTGGCCAGCGGCGACACCGGCCGCGACATCGCCGAGGCCGAGGCCATGCTGGAGCGGCGCCGCCACCGCGCGTTCAAGCTGAAGATAGGCTTGCGCGCGCCGGAAGACGACGTGGCCCATGTGCTGGCGATACGCCGCGCGCTGGACGGCCGCGCCGGCGTGCGCGTCGACGTCAACCAGGCCTGGAGCGAGATGCAGGCCGAGCGCGCCATCGCCCGGCTGCAGGACGGCGGCGTGGAGCTGATCGAACAGCCGGTGCCGCGCGAACACCCGGCGGCGCTGGCCCGGCTGGCGCGGCGCTTCGAGGTGCCCATCATGGCGGACGAATCCCTGCACGGCCCGGCGGACGCCAATCAGCTGGCGCGCCGGGACGCCGCCGACGTGTTCGCGGTGAAGATAGCGCAGTCCGGCGGCCTGTTCGCCGCGCGCCAGGTGGCCGAGATCGCCGTCGTCAACGGCTTGGGCCTCTACGGCGGCACCATGCTGGAAGGCGGCATCGGCACCATCGCCTCGGCCCAGTTGTTCTCCACCTTCGAACGGCTGGACTGGGGCAGCGAGCTGTTCGGCCCGCTGCTGCTGACCGAGGAATTGCTGAGCGAGCCGCTCTGCTACCGCGATTTCGAACTGCAACTGCCGTCCGGCCCCGGCCTGGGCGTGCGCCCGGACCCGGACAAGCTGGCGGCCCTGCGCCGCGACCGGACCGCGCCGCGCCTGCACGCGGTCTGA
- the icmH gene encoding type IVB secretion system protein IcmH/DotU: MNLLHNFSSIFRRASTAHLNSGMLEGAMRSRLENLPLLMPGQQVSTLDAQPEPETLDALPLALPPAAPPTAGAGRAQAEPDDAPVIYQRSGARGGLLKAGLQQAQWDNPFISHALPAVLQLQRLQGGAAESQAQIRAQLGLELKLYRERLAASGCEWQQAQDASYLLCTYLDEVCNDAARGAGQQPYDGERSLLVEFHDDAWGGEDAFADLQRWLRHEPSPTPLLELYELVLALGWQGRYRVLDRGETLLQDLRSQLHAAIWRQREPEPLGAELIAPPPPPPPPEPEAPPRQRWLTPLRGGAIALGVVALAYGAANISLDLLGRPIREALAAWTPPLRSINLATTLPPPLPQLLSEGWLVAYKHPQGWLLVFRSDGAFDVGKAEVRASFQKNIERLGQAFAPWPGDLEVIGHTDRQPIQTSAFPSNQRLSEARARSVADTLRQTAIPGGAQAPDNAVARRIDSSGRGDSAPLDAAQTPAAYERNRRVDVLWKVVDAAKGAAAAAPSPGQSAQTPAPLALAPGVGIANGPSPLEPGYKEQQP, translated from the coding sequence ATGAATCTGCTGCATAATTTTTCCTCCATCTTTCGCCGGGCCTCCACCGCGCACCTGAACAGCGGCATGCTGGAAGGCGCGATGCGCAGCCGGCTGGAAAACCTGCCGCTGCTGATGCCGGGCCAGCAAGTGTCCACGCTGGACGCCCAGCCGGAGCCTGAGACACTGGACGCCTTGCCGCTGGCGCTGCCGCCCGCCGCGCCGCCGACGGCGGGCGCGGGCAGGGCGCAGGCCGAGCCCGACGACGCGCCAGTGATCTATCAGCGCTCCGGCGCGCGCGGCGGCCTGCTCAAGGCCGGCCTGCAACAGGCGCAATGGGACAATCCCTTCATCTCCCACGCCTTGCCGGCGGTGCTGCAATTGCAGCGGCTGCAAGGCGGCGCGGCGGAGAGCCAGGCGCAGATCCGCGCCCAGCTGGGCCTGGAACTCAAGCTCTACCGCGAACGCCTGGCGGCCTCCGGCTGCGAGTGGCAACAGGCCCAGGACGCTTCCTACCTGCTGTGCACCTATCTGGACGAGGTCTGCAACGACGCGGCGCGCGGCGCCGGCCAACAGCCCTACGACGGCGAGCGCAGCCTGCTGGTGGAGTTCCACGACGACGCCTGGGGCGGGGAAGACGCCTTCGCCGACCTGCAGCGCTGGCTGCGCCACGAGCCGTCGCCCACCCCCTTGCTGGAGCTGTACGAATTGGTGCTGGCCCTGGGCTGGCAAGGCCGTTACCGGGTGCTGGATCGCGGCGAGACGCTGCTGCAGGACTTGCGCTCGCAGCTGCACGCGGCGATCTGGCGCCAGCGGGAGCCGGAGCCGCTGGGCGCGGAATTGATCGCGCCGCCGCCGCCCCCGCCGCCGCCGGAACCCGAAGCCCCGCCGCGCCAGCGCTGGCTGACCCCGCTGCGCGGTGGCGCCATCGCGCTGGGCGTGGTGGCGCTGGCCTACGGCGCGGCCAATATCAGCCTGGACCTGCTGGGCCGGCCGATACGCGAAGCGCTGGCGGCCTGGACCCCGCCCTTGCGCAGCATCAATCTGGCAACCACTTTGCCGCCGCCGCTGCCGCAGCTGCTGTCCGAAGGCTGGCTGGTGGCCTATAAGCATCCGCAAGGCTGGCTGCTGGTCTTCCGCAGCGACGGCGCCTTCGACGTGGGCAAGGCCGAGGTGAGGGCGTCCTTCCAGAAAAACATCGAACGGCTGGGCCAGGCTTTCGCGCCGTGGCCGGGCGATCTGGAGGTGATAGGCCATACCGACCGCCAGCCGATCCAGACCAGCGCCTTCCCCAGCAATCAGCGCCTGTCCGAGGCGCGCGCGCGCTCGGTGGCGGACACCCTGCGCCAGACCGCGATTCCCGGCGGCGCGCAAGCGCCCGACAACGCGGTGGCGCGGCGCATCGATTCCTCCGGCCGCGGCGACAGCGCGCCGCTGGACGCGGCGCAAACGCCGGCCGCCTATGAGCGCAACCGTCGCGTCGACGTGTTGTGGAAAGTGGTGGACGCGGCCAAGGGCGCGGCGGCCGCCGCCCCGTCGCCCGGTCAAAGCGCTCAGACGCCGGCCCCGCTGGCGCTGGCGCCCGGCGTCGGCATCGCCAACGGCCCCAGCCCGCTGGAGCCCGGCTATAAGGAGCAACAACCATGA
- the antB gene encoding anthranilate 1,2-dioxygenase small subunit produces the protein MNIELHYQVEQFLYRHAERCDSQDWDAYLADYAPDCEYHVPQWDAEHVYTTDPKREMSLIYYASRAGLEDRVFRIRTGKSAACNPMPRTLHQLANLRVERGADGLVEARVNWATFYTRFGETRYFYGRAAYTLARNGDGWLIRRQHVLLLNDTVNAVLDFYHL, from the coding sequence ATGAATATCGAACTGCATTATCAGGTGGAGCAGTTCCTCTACCGCCACGCCGAGCGCTGCGACAGCCAGGACTGGGACGCCTACCTGGCCGATTACGCACCGGACTGCGAATACCACGTGCCGCAATGGGACGCCGAGCATGTGTACACCACCGACCCCAAGCGCGAGATGTCGCTGATCTACTACGCCAGCCGCGCCGGCCTGGAAGACCGGGTATTCCGCATCCGCACCGGCAAATCCGCCGCCTGCAACCCGATGCCGCGCACCTTGCACCAGTTGGCCAATCTCCGCGTGGAACGCGGCGCGGACGGGCTGGTGGAGGCGCGCGTCAACTGGGCCACCTTCTACACCCGCTTTGGCGAGACCCGCTATTTTTACGGCCGCGCCGCGTACACGCTGGCGCGAAACGGCGACGGCTGGCTGATCCGGCGTCAGCATGTGCTCTTGCTGAACGATACCGTCAACGCGGTGTTGGACTTCTACCATCTTTGA
- the antC gene encoding anthranilate 1,2-dioxygenase electron transfer component AntC — protein sequence MHQVALNFLDGRTLFLEARPGELLLDAALRQGIKIPMDCREGVCATCRGRCDRGDYSQDYVDPEALSAEELAERSVLSCQTRVLSDAAFSFDFDSSLCRGAPAARLSAVVSRVEPVSDSCAVLCLDASAAAGALSFLPGQYARLRVPGGEQWRAYSFAHAPGADKQLRFLVRLLPDGAMSNYLRDGWRAGDRIELEAPLGSFYLRHIDKPVLMLAGGTGLSAFLGMLDQLAEQGGCGQPVTLYYGVNREGDLCELPRLRGLAERLPGFVWHPVVTAPGENWSGKRGLIPDHLDADALRARAADIYLCGPPPMVDAMRDWLRRHGCERLKLYLEKFADSGG from the coding sequence ATGCATCAAGTGGCTTTGAATTTTCTCGATGGCAGAACGCTATTTCTGGAAGCGCGGCCGGGGGAATTGCTGCTGGACGCCGCGCTGCGCCAGGGCATCAAGATCCCGATGGACTGCCGCGAGGGCGTGTGCGCCACCTGCCGCGGCCGCTGCGACCGCGGCGATTACAGCCAGGACTATGTCGACCCCGAGGCGCTGTCCGCGGAGGAATTGGCGGAACGCAGCGTGCTGTCCTGCCAGACCCGGGTGCTGTCGGACGCGGCCTTTTCCTTCGACTTCGACTCCAGCCTGTGCCGCGGCGCGCCGGCCGCCCGTCTCAGCGCCGTGGTCAGCCGGGTGGAGCCGGTGTCGGACAGCTGCGCCGTGCTGTGCCTGGACGCCTCCGCCGCAGCAGGCGCGCTGTCCTTCCTGCCCGGCCAGTACGCCAGGCTGCGCGTGCCCGGCGGCGAGCAGTGGCGCGCCTACTCCTTCGCCCACGCCCCCGGCGCGGACAAGCAGCTGCGCTTTCTGGTGCGGCTGCTGCCGGACGGCGCGATGAGCAATTATCTGCGCGACGGCTGGCGGGCCGGCGACCGCATCGAGCTGGAGGCGCCGCTGGGCAGCTTCTATCTGCGCCACATCGACAAGCCGGTGCTGATGCTGGCCGGCGGCACCGGCCTGTCCGCCTTTCTCGGCATGCTGGATCAATTGGCGGAACAAGGCGGCTGCGGCCAGCCGGTGACGCTGTACTACGGCGTCAACCGCGAAGGCGATCTGTGCGAGCTGCCGCGCTTGCGCGGCCTGGCCGAACGGCTGCCCGGCTTTGTCTGGCATCCGGTGGTGACGGCGCCGGGAGAGAATTGGAGCGGCAAGCGCGGGCTGATCCCGGATCATCTGGACGCGGACGCGCTGCGCGCGCGGGCCGCCGACATCTATCTCTGCGGCCCGCCGCCGATGGTGGACGCGATGCGCGACTGGCTGCGCCGTCACGGCTGCGAGCGCCTCAAGCTCTACTTGGAGAAGTTCGCCGACAGCGGCGGCTGA
- the catC gene encoding muconolactone Delta-isomerase: protein MLFHVEMQVQLPHDLDPERAAALKLDERERAQALQRSGQWRHLWRLSGQYANISVFDVADAEELHQLLSSLPLFPFMRIEVRPLNRHPSSIHADDR from the coding sequence ATGCTGTTTCATGTGGAAATGCAAGTACAACTGCCGCACGACCTGGACCCGGAACGGGCGGCGGCCTTGAAGCTGGACGAGCGCGAACGCGCGCAAGCGCTGCAACGCAGCGGTCAATGGCGCCATCTATGGAGGCTCAGCGGCCAGTACGCCAACATCAGCGTATTCGACGTCGCCGACGCCGAAGAACTGCACCAATTGCTGTCCAGCCTGCCGCTCTTCCCCTTCATGCGCATCGAGGTCAGGCCCTTGAACCGGCATCCGTCCAGCATCCACGCCGACGACCGCTAG
- the catA gene encoding catechol 1,2-dioxygenase has translation MERAEIDALLQRFDQTASEQANPRTRAIVNRLMRELCYAIEDFDIQPSEFWSAVELLADAGRSGELGLIVPGLGLEHFLDLRADEAERKAGLLGGTPRTIEGPLYVAGAPLCECEARLDDGKDDGEPLFMRGQVRDDAGRPVPHALVEVWHANSLGNYSYFDKTQSDFNLRRGIRADEQGRYRFRSIMPCGYSVPPGGATDRLLRQLGRHGHRPAHVHFFVSAPGFRKLTTQINIQDDPHLWDDFAFGTREGLVPDVQRVSAPEELRQSGVGKPFARIEFNFTLHREAAPAPSTEVSRARAQA, from the coding sequence ATGGAACGCGCCGAAATCGACGCCCTGCTGCAACGCTTCGACCAAACCGCCAGCGAGCAGGCCAATCCGCGCACCCGCGCCATCGTCAACCGCTTGATGCGCGAGCTGTGCTACGCGATCGAGGACTTCGACATCCAGCCGTCGGAGTTCTGGAGCGCGGTGGAGCTGTTGGCCGACGCCGGCCGCAGCGGCGAGCTGGGCCTGATCGTGCCCGGTCTCGGGCTGGAACACTTCCTGGACCTGCGCGCCGACGAGGCCGAACGCAAGGCCGGCCTGCTCGGCGGCACGCCGCGCACCATAGAAGGGCCGCTCTACGTGGCCGGCGCGCCGCTGTGCGAATGCGAGGCGCGGCTGGACGACGGCAAGGACGACGGCGAACCCTTGTTCATGCGCGGCCAGGTGCGGGACGACGCCGGCCGGCCGGTGCCGCACGCGCTGGTGGAGGTATGGCACGCCAACAGCCTGGGCAATTACTCCTACTTCGATAAAACCCAGAGCGATTTCAATCTGCGCCGCGGCATCCGCGCCGACGAGCAAGGCCGCTACCGCTTCCGCAGCATCATGCCCTGTGGCTACAGCGTGCCGCCGGGCGGCGCCACCGACCGGCTGCTGCGGCAGCTGGGCCGTCACGGCCACCGTCCGGCCCACGTTCACTTCTTCGTGTCCGCGCCGGGCTTCCGCAAGCTGACCACCCAGATCAACATCCAGGACGATCCGCATCTGTGGGACGACTTCGCCTTCGGCACCCGCGAAGGGCTGGTGCCGGACGTCCAGCGCGTCAGCGCGCCGGAAGAACTGCGCCAGAGCGGCGTGGGCAAGCCTTTCGCCCGCATCGAGTTCAATTTCACCCTGCACCGCGAAGCGGCTCCGGCCCCCTCCACCGAGGTCAGCCGCGCCCGCGCCCAGGCCTGA
- the antA gene encoding anthranilate 1,2-dioxygenase large subunit — translation MSTTFRTTAQWRSFVGGCLDFRPDDGVYRIARDMFTDAQLFELEMELIFEKVWIYACHESEIAEPNDFITLQAGRQPLIVSRDANGGLHALVNACQHRGATLVRQCKGNQSTFTCPFHAWCYKNDGRLLKVKAPGEYPADFDKAGRSLKQARVASYKGFVFVSLDTDGADALEDYLGDAKVFFDMMVAQSPSGELEVLPGKSSYTYDGNWKLQNENGLDGYHVSTVHYNYVATVQHRQEVSRQQGEAQAATLDYSKLGAGDAATDDGWFSFPNGHSLLFSDMPNPAVRPGYAGIMPRLVAEHGQAKAEWMMHRLRNLNIYPSLFFMDQISSQLRIIRPLAWNKTLVQSQCLGVKGESAADRENRIRQFEDFFNVSGMGTPDDLTEFREAQRGFQGRLERWSDISRGHPRWQTGATPNSLTLGIRPCLTGTEITHEGLYVNQHSAWRQCLLQGLERRAAAEEAEQ, via the coding sequence ATGAGCACAACCTTCCGCACCACGGCGCAATGGCGCAGCTTCGTCGGCGGCTGCCTGGACTTCCGCCCGGACGACGGCGTCTACCGCATCGCCCGCGATATGTTCACCGACGCTCAGCTGTTCGAGCTGGAGATGGAGCTGATCTTCGAGAAAGTCTGGATCTACGCCTGTCACGAAAGCGAAATCGCCGAGCCCAACGACTTCATCACCCTGCAGGCCGGCCGCCAGCCGCTGATCGTCAGCCGCGACGCCAACGGCGGCCTGCACGCGCTGGTCAACGCCTGCCAGCACCGCGGCGCCACCCTGGTGCGCCAGTGCAAGGGCAATCAATCCACCTTCACCTGCCCCTTCCACGCCTGGTGCTACAAGAACGACGGCCGCCTGCTCAAGGTCAAGGCCCCGGGCGAATACCCGGCGGATTTCGACAAGGCCGGCCGATCGCTGAAACAGGCGCGCGTCGCCAGCTACAAGGGCTTCGTCTTCGTCAGCCTGGACACGGACGGCGCGGACGCGCTGGAAGACTATCTGGGCGACGCCAAGGTCTTTTTCGACATGATGGTGGCGCAATCCCCCAGCGGCGAGCTGGAAGTGCTGCCCGGCAAATCCAGCTACACCTACGACGGCAACTGGAAGCTGCAAAACGAAAACGGCCTGGACGGCTACCACGTCAGCACCGTGCATTACAACTACGTGGCCACGGTGCAGCACCGCCAGGAAGTCAGCCGCCAGCAAGGCGAGGCGCAGGCCGCCACGCTGGACTACAGCAAGCTGGGCGCCGGCGACGCCGCCACCGACGACGGCTGGTTCTCCTTCCCCAACGGCCACAGTCTGCTGTTCAGCGACATGCCCAACCCCGCGGTGCGGCCCGGCTACGCCGGCATCATGCCGCGGCTGGTGGCCGAACACGGCCAGGCCAAGGCGGAATGGATGATGCACCGGCTGCGCAATCTCAACATCTACCCCAGCCTGTTCTTCATGGACCAGATCAGCTCCCAGCTGCGCATCATCCGCCCGCTGGCCTGGAACAAGACCCTGGTGCAAAGCCAATGCCTGGGCGTCAAGGGCGAATCCGCCGCCGACCGCGAAAACCGCATCCGCCAGTTCGAGGACTTCTTCAATGTGTCCGGCATGGGCACGCCGGACGATCTGACCGAGTTCCGCGAGGCCCAGCGCGGCTTCCAGGGGCGGCTGGAGCGCTGGAGCGACATCTCGCGCGGCCACCCGCGCTGGCAGACCGGCGCCACGCCCAATAGCCTGACCCTGGGCATCCGCCCCTGCCTGACCGGAACCGAAATCACCCATGAGGGCCTGTACGTCAACCAGCACAGCGCCTGGCGGCAATGCCTGCTGCAAGGGCTGGAGCGGCGCGCCGCCGCCGAGGAGGCCGAGCAATGA